One window of the Streptomyces sp. NBC_00259 genome contains the following:
- the fxsA gene encoding FxSxx-COOH cyclophane-containing RiPP peptide, producing the protein MSESVRMEAAEAAEEALGQAGGQGGELPDLLGLDLAELRTLEHPVLSEVVADLRGRAEQPRELLWGFTNAF; encoded by the coding sequence ATGAGCGAGTCGGTACGTATGGAAGCGGCGGAAGCGGCGGAAGAGGCGCTGGGGCAGGCCGGCGGGCAGGGCGGTGAACTGCCCGATCTGCTGGGTCTCGACCTCGCGGAGCTGAGGACGCTGGAGCACCCGGTGCTCTCCGAGGTGGTCGCGGACCTGCGGGGCCGGGCCGAGCAGCCGCGGGAGTTGCTGTGGGGCTTCACCAACGCGTTCTGA
- a CDS encoding aKG-HExxH-type peptide beta-hydroxylase: MSPAVPERALRELGRTEGGPETLGLLVRDQHTRRLVMLRALLDAAQAAPAAVCPPDLLHRMHDDWALLEAAERADRAAVRTLLLHPLTGPWAQRCLYGLTAPEPSPQLRDDLAHFGALAAAGAIRAGLSFSARLTPAGGELALPTLGSLRTDSTGPVDIAFTEDELTSRQQDPRWQPVYCLPAVLPGSGPVPLDDLHPYRAVGGGPQRHGLSAAAVLDDSERKAWSESWSGMEPLLRIGGEHRVAEATALLRCLVPLAPPPGSGPTGESASHCSGTRREAFGAVLSSRPSTPAHFAATLVHELQHTKLAALGALAPLHHEDATPRHFAPWRSDPRPFDGLLQGAYSHIALADYWQRFALGAENTAHRDLAWAEHARCREQVGAVLPVLAGSGELTREGRTVVNEMIALYHHLADRPPPSGHLARAAAYVDTARVIWCQRNGTQR; this comes from the coding sequence GTGAGCCCCGCCGTCCCGGAACGCGCCCTGCGGGAACTCGGCCGCACGGAAGGCGGCCCCGAGACCCTCGGCCTGCTGGTCCGCGACCAGCACACACGACGGCTCGTCATGCTGCGGGCGCTTCTCGACGCCGCGCAGGCGGCCCCGGCAGCCGTCTGCCCGCCGGACCTGCTGCACCGGATGCACGACGACTGGGCCCTGCTGGAGGCCGCGGAACGCGCGGACAGGGCGGCCGTACGGACCCTGTTGCTCCACCCGCTCACCGGGCCCTGGGCCCAGCGCTGCCTGTACGGACTCACCGCACCGGAGCCGTCGCCCCAACTACGGGACGACCTCGCGCACTTCGGCGCACTGGCCGCGGCGGGGGCGATCCGCGCGGGCCTGTCCTTCAGCGCACGCCTCACCCCCGCCGGCGGCGAACTGGCGCTCCCCACCCTGGGCTCGCTGCGCACGGACTCGACAGGGCCCGTCGATATCGCCTTCACCGAAGACGAACTGACGTCACGTCAGCAGGATCCTCGCTGGCAGCCCGTGTACTGCCTGCCCGCCGTCCTGCCGGGCTCCGGGCCCGTACCCCTGGACGACCTCCACCCGTACCGCGCCGTCGGAGGGGGCCCGCAGCGGCACGGGCTGAGCGCCGCGGCCGTGCTCGACGACAGCGAGCGCAAGGCCTGGTCGGAGTCCTGGTCCGGAATGGAGCCCCTCCTGCGGATCGGCGGCGAGCACCGCGTCGCCGAGGCGACGGCCCTGCTGCGCTGTCTGGTGCCGCTCGCCCCGCCGCCCGGCTCCGGGCCCACCGGTGAGAGCGCCTCGCACTGCAGCGGCACCCGCCGCGAGGCCTTCGGCGCCGTCCTCAGCAGCCGGCCGTCCACCCCCGCCCACTTCGCGGCGACGCTGGTCCATGAGCTCCAGCACACCAAACTGGCCGCACTGGGCGCGCTCGCCCCGCTGCACCACGAGGACGCCACCCCACGGCACTTCGCCCCCTGGCGGTCCGACCCGCGGCCCTTCGACGGCCTGCTGCAGGGCGCGTACTCGCACATCGCGCTGGCCGACTACTGGCAGCGGTTCGCACTCGGCGCGGAGAACACCGCGCACCGCGACCTCGCCTGGGCCGAGCACGCCCGCTGCCGTGAGCAGGTCGGCGCGGTGCTGCCCGTGCTGGCCGGCTCCGGGGAACTCACCCGGGAGGGCCGGACCGTGGTCAACGAGATGATCGCGCTCTACCACCATCTGGCTGATCGGCCGCCCCCTTCGGGGCACTTGGCGAGGGCGGCGGCATATGTCGACACCGCGCGCGTGATCTGGTGCCAGCGAAACGGAACGCAGCGCTGA
- a CDS encoding FxsB family cyclophane-forming radical SAM/SPASM peptide maturase: MSRRATPRVPFGQFIVKVHGRCNLACRYCYLYAGPDRTWRDRPAAASPAVLDRTAARIAEHAATHGLREISLVLHGGEPLLAGARRLGVFATLVRDRVPAGCVVHATVQTNATLLTDARVTTLARHGIRVGLSLDGGLPSHNTLRTDHAGRPSWPSAVRGARLLAERHPEVYAGILTVVDVRTDPVELYESLLTLGPPALDLLLPHGNWTSPPPGLAAEPSTDPRATPYGDWLVAVFDRWWGAGRRETRVRLFEECLALLLGLPGATESLGLDPVNAVVVETDGALEQVDSLKSAYDTAAATGLDVFRHTFDDALDHPGIAARQAGADALAAECRACPLLTVCGGGHYAHRYRAGSGFTNRSVYCADLERLIRHVAGRLAGTTAGALR; the protein is encoded by the coding sequence GTGTCTCGTCGCGCGACGCCCCGGGTGCCCTTCGGGCAGTTCATCGTCAAGGTTCACGGCCGCTGCAATCTGGCCTGCCGGTACTGCTATCTGTACGCGGGCCCGGACCGCACCTGGCGGGACCGGCCCGCGGCTGCCTCGCCCGCGGTCCTCGACCGCACCGCCGCCCGGATCGCCGAGCATGCCGCGACGCACGGCCTGCGGGAGATCTCCCTCGTGCTGCACGGCGGTGAGCCGCTGCTCGCCGGGGCGCGACGACTGGGTGTCTTCGCCACGCTCGTACGCGACCGGGTGCCCGCGGGCTGCGTCGTCCACGCGACCGTGCAGACCAACGCGACGCTGCTCACCGACGCCCGTGTCACCACCCTCGCCCGCCACGGCATCCGCGTCGGCCTCAGCCTCGACGGCGGCCTCCCCTCCCACAACACCCTGCGCACCGACCACGCGGGGCGGCCGTCCTGGCCCTCGGCCGTGCGCGGGGCGCGACTGCTCGCGGAACGCCATCCCGAGGTCTACGCGGGCATCCTCACGGTCGTGGACGTGCGCACGGACCCGGTCGAGCTGTACGAGTCGCTGCTCACGCTCGGGCCCCCGGCGCTGGACCTGCTGCTGCCGCACGGCAACTGGACCAGCCCGCCCCCGGGGCTGGCGGCCGAGCCCTCGACGGACCCGCGCGCCACCCCCTACGGGGACTGGCTGGTCGCCGTCTTCGACCGGTGGTGGGGCGCCGGGCGGCGGGAGACCCGGGTGAGGCTCTTCGAGGAGTGCCTCGCGCTGCTGCTGGGGCTGCCCGGGGCCACGGAGTCGCTCGGCCTCGACCCCGTCAACGCCGTCGTCGTCGAGACGGACGGTGCCCTCGAGCAGGTCGACTCCCTCAAGTCCGCCTACGACACCGCCGCCGCCACCGGACTCGACGTCTTCCGGCACACGTTCGACGACGCCCTCGACCACCCGGGCATCGCCGCCCGGCAGGCGGGCGCGGACGCGCTCGCCGCCGAATGCCGCGCCTGCCCCCTGCTCACGGTCTGCGGCGGCGGCCACTACGCCCACCGCTACCGGGCGGGAAGCGGCTTCACCAACCGCTCCGTCTACTGCGCCGACCTGGAACGGCTGATCCGCCATGTGGCCGGCCGACTGGCCGGCACCACCGCGGGAGCCCTCCGGTGA
- the fxsT gene encoding FxSxx-COOH system tetratricopeptide repeat protein, which yields MPAARRHVGATGSRTVTISFAGFNRAWAAWIGDRLERRGMRVVFQRWDPPVQTPLEENLQDLMLAPGRILVLLSDWYFQLGPRSHEEWNRALREVVAAEPDRFAAVSVTTSPLPAATAVLAAADLTNVGADEAERRLLSRLDLPDDPLTEPVDGRPGPRYPADTPEVWGGVPRRNTRFTGRESLLNSAYHALQEAGSGAGVVTLYGMSGVGKTQLAAEYVYRFGSEYDVVWWVSAEKRVTYRQKLAELAPALGLSTGAEYGERLRAVRDALRRGEPYQRWLLVLDGADEPEHIWDLVPTGPGHVLITSRNPEWSEHNSNLLEVPVYDREESVAFIRRRAPRLTHNEADQLAVALEDLPLLLDQTAGWLNDSDMSVDEYIELLEGGIDSDVVKVSADFPLAFQTAWSILLNKLRETVPESVDLLRLCTFFAPGSVPVRLLKEMPPGVMPESLSGLMNDPLLWNKAIAQLRQYSVVRLESHESLADEASTSGESLYLHRMVHQIVRKDMPERDRGEFIEVVRRALAGAEPGRPTDTRLWPRYAEITPHLKYADVLGSEDPAVHTLVLNCLRYMYLSGEYRAGIKLGERAMNAWRELLGDTHPRIWDLSYHYANLLRAVGDYAGTEAIERAAVEHLRTERGPEDLEHLRAAGGLAADLRGLGRYDEALELSGWILSAYRELLGDQDSRTVNAQNNLATSMRLLGRYAESLELNRITLEARRQLLRPRHGWTLYSEINYATDLRLLGRYSEAESLQAQSVRVHRLTMGRDNPQTLRAEHNLALCQYRMGERARAEELFTRVLERSERVLGEGDPLTMMFAASQCCFAREHGDIDQARDISARVVGGYTDMLGESHPYVAGSRSNHALILRNVGDREQAHLLVEEALADMTRAVGENHPWTLGCAINASALRNLVGEPERAAELTDATIGRATEALGRTHPLTLSSRIAHAADLRALRERQRADKIETEALGDLAATLGAQHVHTVSARSRNRPYWDFEPQMV from the coding sequence ATGCCCGCAGCGCGTAGGCACGTTGGAGCGACCGGGTCGCGTACCGTCACCATCAGTTTCGCGGGCTTCAACCGCGCCTGGGCGGCATGGATCGGCGACCGGCTCGAACGACGCGGCATGCGCGTGGTCTTCCAGCGCTGGGACCCACCCGTGCAGACCCCGCTGGAAGAGAACCTGCAGGATCTGATGCTCGCCCCGGGCCGCATCCTCGTCCTGCTCAGCGACTGGTACTTCCAGCTCGGCCCGCGCAGCCACGAGGAGTGGAACCGCGCGCTGCGCGAGGTGGTCGCGGCCGAGCCCGACCGGTTCGCCGCTGTCTCCGTCACCACCTCTCCGCTGCCCGCCGCCACCGCCGTGCTCGCCGCCGCGGACCTCACCAACGTCGGCGCGGACGAGGCCGAACGCCGCCTCCTGTCGCGGCTCGACCTGCCCGACGACCCGCTCACCGAGCCCGTCGACGGACGGCCGGGCCCCCGCTACCCCGCCGACACCCCCGAGGTCTGGGGCGGCGTGCCACGCCGCAACACCCGCTTCACCGGCCGCGAGAGCCTGCTCAACTCGGCCTACCACGCCCTCCAGGAGGCGGGGTCCGGCGCCGGCGTCGTGACCCTGTACGGCATGTCGGGCGTGGGCAAGACCCAGCTCGCCGCCGAGTACGTGTACCGCTTCGGCTCCGAGTACGACGTCGTGTGGTGGGTGTCCGCCGAGAAGCGCGTCACCTACCGCCAGAAGCTCGCCGAACTCGCCCCGGCGCTGGGCCTGTCCACCGGCGCCGAGTACGGCGAACGGCTGCGCGCCGTGCGGGACGCGCTGCGCCGCGGCGAGCCGTACCAGCGCTGGCTGCTGGTCCTCGACGGGGCCGACGAGCCGGAGCACATCTGGGACCTGGTGCCGACGGGCCCCGGCCATGTCCTGATCACCTCCCGCAACCCGGAGTGGAGCGAGCACAACAGCAACCTGCTGGAGGTGCCCGTCTACGACCGCGAGGAGTCGGTCGCGTTCATCCGGCGCCGCGCCCCGAGGCTCACCCACAACGAGGCGGACCAGCTGGCGGTGGCCCTGGAGGACCTCCCGCTGCTGCTCGACCAGACGGCCGGCTGGCTCAACGACTCCGACATGTCCGTCGACGAGTACATCGAACTCCTCGAGGGCGGCATCGACTCGGACGTCGTCAAGGTCTCCGCCGACTTCCCGCTGGCCTTCCAGACCGCCTGGTCGATACTGCTGAACAAGCTCCGCGAGACCGTCCCCGAGTCCGTCGACCTGCTGCGCCTGTGCACGTTCTTCGCACCGGGCTCCGTTCCCGTGCGGCTGCTCAAGGAGATGCCGCCGGGTGTCATGCCGGAGTCGCTCTCCGGGCTGATGAACGACCCGCTGCTGTGGAACAAGGCGATCGCGCAGCTGCGTCAGTACTCGGTGGTGCGCCTGGAGTCGCACGAGTCGCTGGCGGACGAGGCGTCGACCTCCGGCGAGTCGCTCTATCTGCACCGCATGGTCCACCAGATCGTCCGCAAGGACATGCCGGAGCGGGACCGCGGTGAGTTCATCGAGGTCGTGCGGCGCGCCCTCGCCGGTGCCGAGCCCGGCCGCCCCACCGACACCCGGCTCTGGCCGCGGTACGCGGAGATCACCCCGCACCTCAAGTACGCGGACGTCCTCGGCAGCGAGGACCCGGCGGTCCACACCCTGGTCCTCAACTGCCTGCGCTACATGTACCTCTCCGGCGAGTACCGGGCGGGCATCAAACTCGGCGAACGGGCCATGAACGCCTGGCGGGAGCTGCTCGGCGACACCCACCCGAGGATCTGGGACCTCAGCTACCACTACGCCAATCTGCTGCGCGCCGTCGGCGACTACGCCGGCACCGAGGCCATCGAGCGCGCCGCGGTCGAGCATCTGCGGACCGAACGGGGCCCGGAGGACCTGGAGCATCTGCGGGCCGCCGGCGGACTCGCGGCCGATCTGCGCGGCCTCGGCCGGTACGACGAGGCCCTGGAGCTGTCCGGCTGGATCCTCAGCGCCTATCGCGAACTCCTCGGCGACCAGGACTCCCGTACCGTCAACGCCCAGAACAACCTGGCCACGTCGATGCGGCTGCTCGGCCGGTACGCCGAGTCCCTGGAGCTCAACCGGATCACCCTGGAGGCGCGCCGGCAGCTGCTGCGGCCCCGGCACGGCTGGACGCTCTACTCGGAGATCAACTACGCCACCGATCTGCGGCTGCTCGGCCGCTACAGCGAGGCCGAGTCGCTGCAGGCGCAGAGCGTCCGCGTGCACCGCCTCACCATGGGGCGGGACAACCCCCAGACCCTGCGGGCCGAGCACAACCTGGCCCTGTGCCAGTACCGCATGGGCGAACGCGCCAGGGCCGAGGAGCTGTTCACGCGCGTCCTGGAGCGCAGCGAACGCGTTCTCGGCGAGGGCGACCCGCTCACCATGATGTTCGCGGCCAGCCAGTGCTGCTTCGCCCGCGAACACGGAGACATCGACCAGGCCAGGGACATAAGCGCACGGGTCGTCGGCGGCTACACGGACATGCTCGGCGAGAGCCATCCGTACGTGGCGGGCTCGCGCAGCAACCACGCCCTGATCCTGCGCAACGTCGGAGACCGGGAACAGGCCCATCTGCTCGTCGAGGAAGCGCTCGCCGACATGACCCGGGCCGTCGGCGAGAACCACCCGTGGACCCTGGGCTGCGCCATCAACGCCTCGGCGCTGCGCAATCTGGTGGGCGAGCCCGAGCGCGCGGCCGAGCTGACCGACGCCACGATCGGGCGGGCCACCGAGGCACTGGGCCGGACCCATCCGCTGACGCTCTCCTCGCGGATCGCCCACGCGGCCGATCTGCGGGCCCTGCGCGAGCGGCAGCGCGCGGACAAGATCGAGACGGAGGCGCTCGGCGACCTCGCGGCGACGCTGGGCGCCCAGCACGTCCACACGGTCTCCGCCCGCTCCAGGAACCGCCCCTACTGGGACTTCGAACCCCAGATGGTCTGA